The Coffea arabica cultivar ET-39 chromosome 6e, Coffea Arabica ET-39 HiFi, whole genome shotgun sequence genome contains the following window.
ATTCAGCTTCTGTCTTCAAAATAAGTCCCTCTGCAGTGTGCTTTTTGAAATAGTTTTGTTATTCTCTAGGTCCTCATGTTTTCCTCCTACGATGATTTACGACTGATGCTACACCATTTGTCGGTTTTATTAGAGAGGTGATCCTATTGGTTAATGCAGGTCATTATAGATTTCCACACTTTTTGAATCAACCAAACTAATTGATAACTTTAATCATGTAAATGTTTAGACCTTCCACTTTCTGTTTCTTCTTTTGTGTTAAATGGAGATCTCTCAAAATATTGGTTTTAGTTCTTTAGAAAAGGAACAGGTGAATTAGCTCTGTTCAACTTCCCACCGCGGTTAGAAGCCAATTCTGCACATACAGTAGCAGCAGCTATGAACTATCAACTAGATTGCTAgcagtcctttttttttttcctgctttTTTAATGCATCTTCTCTTCCATGTCATTTTACTGTTGAAGCAGAACAAACTGCAAATCTTTTTGGTGGCCAATGCACCATCACTCACTAGAATAATGACTAACAAGAACCCCCTCTTGTTTTGTTGTGTATCTGTGTTGGATGAGATCGTTAACAAGTTCAAAATCTCCAAATCAATAGGTGTAttagtgaaaatttttaaaatttagctTTTATATTGGGAAGTCCATGTCACACTACATAGATCAGGATGAGAATATAACTTtagaaagaaaacttcaaaaattttttccgATATTTACTTCTCTAATATGCTTTAGTTTTTGTTGTCTTTCTAATATCTCTAATACACACAAAACTGctcatttactcataaaaacTCTTGCGAATACTAATGCAGTGAATGCACATGAACTCAGATGGAAGTTCAGTTCCACAACCCTGATCTGTGATCTGTTTACCTCTTGCCATCACTTTGGTGCTGTTTTCGCACAATTGATGAACTGTCATTCTGTAATGTAGGACATAACTCAAACAAAAGGTGGGAGGATGATGGTAATTGGGCAAAGATTTTATCGTCCTGGAGAGGCAGAAAAGAAAGATGGTGGATTTTGGCAATCCAATAATACAAGAGAGCTGTTTTACAGCTTTCATAAGGATGAGTTTCCGGCAGAGTCTGTCATGCACAGATTTGTGGTGCATTTTATACCTCCAAAAATGCAGATCCCACCCAGAACAGAGCAGCCTGGTTTCATTGTGCAAAAGATGTATTTAACTAAACGAAAACTGCTCTTCAAGCTTAAAGATGCTGGAGCCAATAAAGAAGAAGAGATTGATCTCCTTGTTCAGAAGACAAAATCACGGCTAGGAAATCTGCCTAACATTCAGCCTAAGGATGCTGTTGCTCATTAGGGACAtctatgcttttttttttttgtcaaaacgaTAACATTTGTATTGATTTAAAACTTGATAATACAAGTATGCTTTACAAAAGGGGCTAGCTGTCCTCACAATCCTTTCTTGCTAGATCTTTAATCCAGcttgggaaatttgattccCAATATACATCATTAACTAGCTTCAAGGCAAATTTTGCTAGCCTATGACACACTTCATTTCCTTCCCTATATATAAAGGAGAAATTGCATTGATCAAAAAACTCCCTCAGCTTTTGTATGTCCTCCAATATCACAGCACAGTTGTAGTTGTTGCATGAGACTATTAGGATGCAGTCAATCACACTTTTGCAGTCTGATTGTATTTCAATCTTCCACCAGCCTGCTTCTTTTCCTAGCTGCATTGCTGCTCTGATTGCCGTAGCCTCCTCTAGTTCTGGTTACCCTATCTTCTCCTCCATTATGGCCCAAACTTTCATGATCTCTCCTTTCCAGTTCCTAGCAACAATTCCTTTATCAGTTCTGATCATCTGTGCTGAAATTGCAGCATCAGTGTTTATCTTGTACACACCTTCTATTGGAGGCTTCCATCTTCTAAAATGCTGATTGGGGGTTGCTTCAGCAATGCCAGCTCTTCCTTCTAGTTCCACAGCTTCCTTGAATTCCATCCATTCTTGTTGAGCTTTCCTTCGACTGTGATTTCCTCCACTTTTGCATTGTCGAAAATGATCTTGTTCCTTGCTTTCCAGATTTGCCAGAGGATATTGATTGTTAGTTCTATATGCTCCTTACCATTGGCTCTTTGAGTTGCTTCTAAGAGTCCTTCCCACCATCTCCAGAAGCAAGCTTGCAGGTCTATTAATCCATCCCAGCTGATTGGACTGAGTTTCCAAATCTTCTTAGCATAGTCACATTCAAAAAACAGATGCTCTAGAGTTTCAATTCCATCCCCACAGCTTGTGCATATGTTGTCCCCCTTCCCTGTTCTTCTGTGCACCAAGTCATTAACTGGAATACAGTTTTGCAGACATTTCCAAATAAAGTGTTTCAGTTTGTGTTTAACATTTGTTCCCCACACTTTTTTCCACAAACTTTCCTTCCTGTTATGGCTACTTGTCTGCTCCTTGATCTGCACTGTTTTTGTTGCCTGTGCCTCCATTTCCTTTGCTAGTGCATAACCTGATCTCACTGTGTACTCTCCAGTCTTTGAGTGGTTCCAGATTAGCCTGTCCTTTCTTTGGTATATACTGAGTGGTATTTTTGCAATCTTTTGGGCCATCTCTCTACTAAATATTTTATTCAGTAGCTCCTTACCCCATTGTCCTTGTTTCATCAAATCTTTGACATATTGGACGTCCCCATTTGCTGCTCTATCTTGTTCCACTCTGCCATCTCTTGAATCTGGTATCCATCTGTCTTGCCACACCATGATAGTACTCCCATCCCCAACTTGTTTTCTTATGCCATTTATCAAAAGgaatcttgcactcagtaggctCTTCCATAGGTATGATGCTGATGTAGAAGCTTGCCTCATCCAATCCTGTTCTCTTTTCATGTATTTTGCTCTCATAACTCTACTAACAAGCCTATTAGGCTGAGCAATGATCCTCCACAGTTGCTTTGCTAGTAAGGCTGTGTTGAGCATTTCCAGGTCCCTGAAGCCTAGTCCTCCCTTTTCTTTAACCTCAGTGAGTGCACTCCATTTGGTCCAATGTATTTTCCTTTGATGCTCATCTGCCCCCACCAAAACCTTGCCATTTAGGGACATCTATGCAACTAACAAGATTCTAGGTAATGTAACATGTGTACTGTGCCTTTGATGCTCATTCTGTACAAATTTACTCGAATGAATATGAGctgctttttttccttttttttttcccctaatgTACGAATCTTAGTTTTCTCAATTCTGAGTTGTAACTCTAATTTTAACCTTTATTACCCTGCTTTGACGTAATTTCCTTTTGTTATGCGATCATGTAATTTTGATAGCTTCAGAGCTTTGTGTACCCCTTAGTTTGTTGCTCTGAGTTATTGAAACAATGGAAAGAAGTTGCTataatttctttgttttatttatctCTCGTCTGGTCATCTGTACTGATGTATCAACACCATGAGCAAGAGCTGTAAGGCAGGCTCAAAGGCTCAGCATTGTTTGTTATTTTTAGACGTCCCAAATTTAGAGTATGAATTCTTGAGCATGAATAACAGCACAAGCTTTGAATTCACAACCTTGATATAATAGAAGCCTTAGACCTTCAACTTAAACATCAGTAAGATTTTGTTTATTCCTTAATTTAAGGCTTGTAATCAGCAGATATATTATCAGGCAAATTCGAGCTTAATCCATCAGTAGAATTCAGTTCACAGAAAGCACAAGTGACTAATGAAAGTGACTCTTTTAGGGGCTGTTGCTTAATCCCCAGTAATTAGTTGCCAATTGCCAATGGCCATGAGGGaaacaataattttttcatctattaattttcattttatatctTTATAGATGGTGGTACTTAGTAGCATGTAGATTAGCTCCAATTGGGCTAATATAGAGTTGCCTTCAATTTTACCAAAATAGAAGGAACATATATATTGTCTTAAATGGATCAAAATCAAATAGCTCCTTCCTCTTTATCTTTTGGCCTATTGCAGTCAGAATCGCAAAACAATTTCTATAAAAAGAGTAACCATTGTTTCAATTTCTTAAATCGAAGTGGAACGTGTACTCTACTATTATGAACTTACTAGAACAGCACGAACTGATCCATTATTAAGATTACTCGTCAAATTCCTCAATCAGTTGAAAAAGCTAATTATCAAAGAGATACAAGAGATAACGAGCAAGGTCACTTCAAGGTATTAAACTATTCGCAAACTGTTGCATATGAATAAGAAAATGATCTGGTGGCATATGTAGAGACCTATGAGGACATCACTGTGTAGCTTAAAGTCTAAATTAAAatgcaagatttttttttttttgacctggAACATGCTCCGACTCGAGTCCAAAATGACTCGAGTCGACATACCAAATTTGAGGAATACACCGCAATCCCACGCGACGCACGTCAAGTAAGTCATGAGAGTTCAAATTCAGGGTAAGATTTGAACCGGGACAAATTGAGTCCTTAAGATTTTttgtttgttcttttctttaaGGGGCAAAGCAAAGACAAGGCATGAAAGTTCTATCCTTGCTGTGGTCAAGAACAGATATATTGGCATGAAAACTGGGTTAAACAGGCATAAAAGCCAAGAACGTAAAACAAAAAGCAGGACACAGAAAATCCCAAGTAGCATGAGGGGCTCATCTCTGGTTGAACAGCTTGTTTTGATACCAATTAGCATGCAGTTACTTGTAAGTTGTAACCAATTTATTAGCTCGAATTTAGGATGTTAACAGCAATAGAAAGAGCATTTGCAATGTGATATTAGCTGACTAATTAAATAGGGGCACTGAAAAAGATTGATATATGACTCCCTTGAATCCATATGATTAATCTCTAGTTCTTGTTAGATGATGAACAATATTACACAGTAATAATCCCACTTCATCTAAACATTTCCATTCATCCAAGCTAACTCCTCTGTGTCTCCTATCCAACAGAAATTATAGCCTCTGATCATATCAGATAATTAAGTTGCTATCTTGTTAGCCCGGCTTACCCTATAATAAGTACCGACATTCTACTAATTCACACGTCAAAAAACTACTAAAAGCAAAAGTAGAAAAAAGGACAGTAATGGGGTTCAGGGGTTGTGAGAAATTCTGGTAATGATATTATGAAGCTGATCAAGAAATCAGAGCCAAAGCGCTCCGGCATCCTTAAGGAGAGGAACCAGACTGCCATTAATATGGCAAGCCATGACTGTTTCAATGCCACCCAAGAACTTGCCCCCCACAAAGACTGCAGGAACAGGTTGTTGCTGAGTTTGGCCAGAGAGCTGCAAGAGAAGGGAATGGATTTCACGGCCAGCAGCGTCGTGGTCGAGCTCCACGATTGTCGGGGCTACGCCTAAGCCAAAGAGCAGTTGCTTAACAACATGACACATGCAGCAGCCACTCATGGTGAAGATGACCACAGCATTGCCTGATGCCAAGAGGCGCACCTTCTCATAGATTGACTCCATTCTCAATCCTAGGGAATGGGATTCTCCGGGTTTGTCCATTGGGATGCTTGATGACTCCTTCACTACCTGCATGATTGCTCCTTAAAATATTATTGATTCTTCTTTCTTACTCTGTGTTGTGTGTGTTTTTGTATGCAGTAAATGTATTGATAGAACGAGACTTTTCAAACACCTTTGAAATCTTTAAAATAGGAGAGGGAGAAGAAAGCAGCAAATTGAGAAGGAAAATACAAAGTGTTTTTATACGCAAAAAATGTATTGATAGGATGGAGGCTTTTcaagaacttttgaaatcttaaATAGGAGAGGGAGAAGAAAGCAGCAAATTGACAaggaaaacacaaaagaaagtAGGCTGAAGGTTgaaagcaaaaaggaaagaagatgaTGGAGGGAATATtatagtaagatggtcaaaagggTCTGTTACAGCTTACAAGTACAACTGAcaacaaaggaaaaataaagGACAGCACACAATTTTTTCCTGAAAGACCAAACATCTTCTAGTTATACGAACTTGCACATATTTTAGCCCCCAGCTTTAGTTAAAGCTATTGTATGAGAGGGAGACAAAAATAGCAGCATCTGCAGGGCCTATTAGTTGTCCTGTACTCTGCATGCCATTCTGATGGCTTTGATCTCATCTTCTTCCACTTAGAATTGTACACATTTGCATACATGCCTTTCTTTTCTGCATGCCTTTTGTGTTCTATTAACGTATGCATGCatcccttttcttttaattatatgTATAACATAAAGAGAAAGAGAGTATTGATTATTACTGAAAGAAGCAACATCACAATCACAACAGAAAAAATTTCCAGTTGGTCATCGATTttagaagagagagagagagagagatagaaaaTCCCATCCCATTCCAGCAAGGGGGACAAGTGTTAGCTAAGTCTGATCAGAGACTGAAATTTTGGTGTGTACTTTAAAGGCGTGAGCATTGTATGAGTTTCCACCAAACTGGCCAGTTCCGCTGAAGCCTTGATCTAATTGGATGTTTCCTCCTAAACACTTCCATTCTTCTTTTGCCAAAGGTCTAACAAGTCACAGATTTAAATGTGTAGGTTCATGATTTTTCCACTCAATTAAGTTGTCAAATTTAATATACATTTGTATAAATGAAAGCATAATATTAACCATACGTTGCTCAGCTCAACCCTCGACCCTCTCAGTATTTTGAGTAAAAGTTTGATTCATACATTTAGTGTCCATTTAACATATACTTATATAGTTGAAAATGAACGTGTATTGTTCAGTTCAAGCCTTACTCCTTGCTAGTGTAATGTGTAGGTAGATGATGGTGAAGATAATGTGATTGTTTCATGGTAGATATGGAGGGATTTGTGCATTTTAAGTTGGTGTGTGCCATTTTAAGGTTTGACATGGTACTCGTAATTGTTCAGTGATTTGGGATGAATTGCAATTCCATTAAAAATTCGTCTTCTTTTGTCTTAGAGGATGAGATTTTCTAGTAATATATTATCAGGTCAAGGAGAAGGctattatatttctaaaataaaaagaaacacAAAAAGGTTATGTATTGCTAACTACAGCTTTGTATAATTTcaccaaaacccaaaaaaaaaaaatgggaaagaaAGTTTTACAATGAATAATCCTTTAAAAATAACAACAGCAACAAGTTGAAATATAATACAATTTGATGActataatctttttttttttttgaacagaAGTTGTATGAAAACCATCCCAACAGAGACACTTGTATTACACACTGTACATGCATGCTTTTCGTACTCATTAAACGTCTGCATGAATCAACAAgcatctatttttatttgtaaaaaaaaaaaaaaaaagggttacaGAGAGAAAAGCTCAAAGCATCACAATCCCAACGGAAAAAATTGCAGTTGGTCACAGAAAGTAGCGGAGAAAAAGAGCCAATCAGAGCAGGGGACAAGGGTTACCTCAGTCACTGAATTTGGGTCAGAACTTTAAAGGCGTGATCGTCTTATTACAACTCCGGTTGGTACTGCCGCCGTTAAAGCGTTTTAGATACTATCAATTAGGAGTCCTTCTAGGTCTAGCCCTTTTGTTGTTCGCTTGCAAAGGCGTCACAAGCCCTATTGTACTTTAGATCTTTCATTATGGAAGAGTTATGGAGGGTGTGGTGAGTTTAATTACCCATTTTAGCTTTGATTGATTAAGAGTTTCCATTGTTGTACGGTTTAGGATCCTCTCCATTTAGGGTAAATAAcgaattttcatttatcaaataaAACAAACTCTAACACGATTCATAGAAGTCAAATTTATTATAAGTTGAAGGGAGGGATGAATCGAATAGTATAGGGGGAGAGAAAATAAGTGAGAGGTTCCAAATTCAAAACCCTCGCTTACActtcaaaaaaaatcattataAGTTGAGCGAATTGCGCgaaatgtcactaaactatttcAAAGTGCCGGTTctggtcactaaacttttttattagcgCGAAATGTCACTGAACTAGTAAATCTATACCGTTTTGGTCACTCCGTGTATTTGTGCCGTTAGGAGAGACGGAAAATCACTTTTTAAGGGGTAATTTCGTCTAcacaatagttaaaaaatttatGCCCTCATTCTTCTTCACCCACAACCATCCATCACCTACATTGCCACCCACCGCCATCACCTCCACCTCCACTCTCcttcctttccctttttctttcttcttcctcctcctccctctttcACCATTTGTAACAAAGAACACCCTTTATCATTACTTACCTTTCCTTACATTATTTATCATTACTTACCCTTTATCGGTCAAGAGCACGAAACTAACCTTTCATTGGATGATCGATGGACAGTATATGCACAGGACTCACGAAACTAACCCAAAAACGGCAGCAAAGCAGAAATTCAACTAGACAGGATTATTGCTCTGATGCAGAAAGGTCAAGAGCCAGGACTGAAAAAACGAGGGCGCAAATTACTAACCTCAGTTCTGATTGTCCGCCTATTCAGGAAAGGACCAAGAGGGAAAGGAAACCCAGTGATATTGAAGTAGAACCTTCCGCCACTGCTACCACTCGTGCTGCTGATGGCTTTTCCGGAAGCAACTACCAAATTGACATTCTTGATTACTTTGGGTTTTCATTGAAAAGATAAGCCATTTAAAGGTGACCCACCAAGGAAAGCAGTAGTGTTTGATTCTCCTGAAGATGAATGATTTGGCAATAAAGTGGACTTCGGCGAGGTCAAATTGATGCCTGCCaccattttcaaataaaatttccTCCCACGCTCCCACTCCCCAAATTAGTGCCAAATTAGTGTCAGCTCAGGTGAGGCAACGCAAGAGTTGCAAATCTAAATTGTGGCCGGATACAGAGTAAGGAAGGAAAAAGCTTCGGATAGAAAACTTGAAAGAGGGCCAGAGGTTTTTCAGCTAAGAAGAAATGGGAAAAACGAACGAagtaaaaacaagaaaagcagaGGAGGAGCTGCGGAGGAATTGGAAAAcagaggaggaagaaaagagGTCTGGACGAAGGACGAGAGAAAGAGGGGAAAGAGCATCGGCGCATCTCTTTTGCCGCTGCTGTTCGTTTTTGCGCTCACCGCCACTGAAGCCGCCGCCGCTCGAAGGAAGCCGCCATCACCTCCCCAGAATCCTCCATCACCGTCGTCTGCAAATCTTCAATCGAACAGATGTGGTAAGTCCTCTTTCCCCTTCAACCGAACAAATTCTGTTTTCTCCTCAAGCTTAGACCTATAAGAATCTCAAAACCGAGATTAGCTTATTGTGATTTGTATGTTGATTGTACGCAATTTTGTGTATACATGCTTTCTGTGTTGTTTGGGATTGAATGTCTTTATGTTTCTTACCAATTCTTGGGCTGATTAACTTCaaattgaacaaaagaatcGGTGAAATTTCTTATGCTCATTTGGTGTTCGACGAAATGCCTAGCTAAAAGTTCTTATTGAAAGATGCTttatttgcaattttttttctttcctcgtGGAAAAAATCGGTTAAGTTGGTCAATTCGCTTCCTCAcgtttgagaaattttgatgCATTGCTGTCTTCCGTTTTTCCGTTTCTCATGATTATGTAAAAGCTTCAAGGAAAAGGCTGTGCAGACAAATTTGCCCCTCAAAAAGTTGATTTCCGTCTCTCCTAACGGTACAAATACACGGAGTGACCAAAACGGTATAGATTTACTAGTTCAGTGACATTTCGcgctaataaaaaagtttagtgaccagAACCGGCACTTTgaaatagtttagtgacatttcGCGCAATTCGCTCTTATAAGTTGTACGCAGATAATCACATTGAACAAACAAACATTGTACTATTTGATTATGTACAATTAGAttttgagaggaaaaaaaaaactgcagcAGTTGATAACAGAATCCAATCTTACCATTTATAGCATATATTGACTAGCATTTTACCGGAATTGATTGACTATTGCGACATCAAGTGATGCCAGTCGAAATTACTTTGCCGCTCTTTTTGTGGATTGGGGAGAAGGGATTTATATGCTACTGTTAACTCTAATTGATTGAACCAAAGGCTTATTATTATCGATTCAGAATCGTTATTATTATCAGAATTCATGTATAAAGAATGCATAATGAGCTCAACTTTAATTCGGTCTCAATATTTTCTcatggtttatttttattagacACAGCCATATACaaagtttctttcctcttccctttttttttctttctcttttttttttttaaaaaaaaaaagctagtaGGGACATGTAAAGTAAATGTTGACTTGTTAAAGCAACTGATTTCCAAGCTCTTTGTTTCCAGGGAAATGCAGCAAATACGGCAGAATTGTGATAAGGAATGAAATTCAATAACGAGATCAATGAATTGACCTAattaagtgtgtttggatagcaataattttcaaatattattttacttgCATCATAATTACAATTTTCGATTAATTTTTGTCCTGtcaataattattttacctcacatacatcTTATCGTAAATGTTAATCTCTTAGAGAAGAGTCTAATTAGAACATAGTCCTCAAGTC
Protein-coding sequences here:
- the LOC113695094 gene encoding glutaredoxin-C1-like; its protein translation is MVAGINLTSPKSTLLPNHSSSGESNTTAFLVASGKAISSTSGSSGGRFYFNITGFPFPLGPFLNRRTIRTEVVKESSSIPMDKPGESHSLGLRMESIYEKVRLLASGNAVVIFTMSGCCMCHVVKQLLFGLGVAPTIVELDHDAAGREIHSLLLQLSGQTQQQPVPAVFVGGKFLGGIETVMACHINGSLVPLLKDAGALWL